In Micromonospora sp. LH3U1, one genomic interval encodes:
- the rpsF gene encoding 30S ribosomal protein S6 has protein sequence MRHYEVMVILDSSLEERTVAPSLDTYLNVIRTAGGSVEKTDVWGRRRLAYEINKKAEGIYAVIDMQATPAAVAELDRQLRLNESVLRTKVIRPEMR, from the coding sequence TTGCGTCATTACGAAGTAATGGTCATCCTCGACTCCAGCCTCGAGGAACGCACCGTCGCACCGTCGCTCGACACGTACCTGAACGTGATTCGGACCGCGGGTGGCTCGGTTGAGAAGACCGACGTATGGGGCCGTAGGCGCCTCGCGTACGAGATCAACAAAAAGGCTGAGGGCATCTACGCCGTCATCGACATGCAGGCCACGCCTGCTGCGGTGGCCGAGCTGGACCGTCAGCTGCGGCTCAACGAGTCCGTGCTGCGCACCAAGGTCATCCGACCGGAAATGCGCTAA
- a CDS encoding deoxyribonuclease IV, with amino-acid sequence MRIGAHVDSTDPLAEAAARSADTVQFFLADPQGWKAPKPREDAERLRTAEVDLYVHAPYVINVATLNNRIRIPSRKLLLGHANAAADIGAKGVIVHGGHVNAGDDLAVGFDNWRKTFAYAADSGGFGVPVLIENTAGGDNACARRLDALARLWDAIGDYEVGFCLDTCHAYAGGEELLGVVDRVKAITGRIDLVHANNSKGAFNSGQDRHDNLGGGTIDPELVVAVIRAAGAPVVVETPGGVTGQAADIDFLRQQLGTESPAA; translated from the coding sequence ATGCGTATCGGAGCCCACGTCGATTCGACCGACCCGCTGGCGGAGGCGGCCGCCCGGTCCGCCGACACCGTGCAGTTCTTCCTCGCCGACCCACAGGGGTGGAAGGCGCCCAAGCCTCGGGAAGACGCCGAGCGGCTGCGCACGGCCGAGGTCGACCTCTACGTGCACGCGCCGTACGTCATCAACGTCGCCACCCTCAACAACCGCATCCGGATCCCCAGCCGAAAGCTGCTGCTCGGGCACGCCAACGCGGCCGCTGACATCGGCGCCAAGGGCGTGATCGTCCACGGTGGGCACGTCAACGCCGGGGACGACCTGGCCGTCGGCTTCGACAACTGGCGCAAGACCTTCGCGTACGCAGCTGACTCCGGCGGCTTCGGCGTGCCGGTCCTCATCGAGAACACCGCAGGCGGCGACAACGCGTGCGCCCGACGACTGGACGCGCTCGCCCGGCTCTGGGACGCCATCGGCGACTACGAGGTCGGCTTCTGCCTGGACACCTGCCACGCGTACGCGGGCGGCGAGGAACTGCTCGGCGTCGTCGACCGGGTCAAGGCGATCACCGGAAGGATCGACCTGGTGCACGCCAACAACTCCAAGGGCGCGTTCAACTCCGGCCAGGACCGACACGACAACCTGGGCGGCGGGACGATCGACCCGGAGCTGGTGGTGGCGGTGATCCGAGCGGCCGGTGCACCGGTGGTCGTCGAGACACCGGGCGGCGTGACCGGCCAAGCCGCCGACATCGACTTCCTCCGCCAGCAGCTCGGGACGGAGAGCCCGGCAGCATGA
- a CDS encoding glycosyltransferase family 87 protein: protein MSTQSTPGIDDAGTTDHPSRSDGFVRGVSGVIGGPLGDHATALDRPVGRERRFWTAVRIVLALTCLTLALHWVQKSPCQDGAWQNNVQYTRFCYTDVLALYYAEGLNEGKVPYRDHPVEYPVLTGYFMGALGLPVHAIGDGDPTINQGQWFYNLNALVLGALAVATVAVILALRRRRPWDAALFALAPALVLTATVNWDLLAIGLAAFGLLAWARKRPAVAGVLLGLAGAAKLWPLFLLGPILVLALRADRVRAALIATGTAIAAVVLVNLPAARFYPENWDRFFELNTTRPIDWGTLWYIGRYLDGKVGNDPARLGPFEWLNANIPTLNTISYALFGLACLGVAVLALRAPRRPRLGQVAFLVVAAFLIFSKVWSQQFVLWLLPLVVLARPKWGAFLAWQIAEVCYFVAFYGELLGAATGRPVFPEGVFVLASTLRLATVVVLCVLVVKEILHPERDAVRATYPDDPDGGVLDGAPDAPWLDRWRRRTTNPAPEPEPATT from the coding sequence ATGAGCACCCAGTCGACGCCCGGCATCGACGACGCCGGAACCACCGATCACCCGTCCCGCTCCGACGGGTTCGTCCGCGGCGTCTCCGGCGTCATCGGCGGCCCGCTGGGCGACCACGCGACCGCGCTGGACCGGCCGGTCGGCCGGGAGCGTCGCTTCTGGACTGCCGTCCGGATCGTGCTGGCGCTCACGTGCCTCACGCTCGCGCTGCACTGGGTGCAGAAGTCGCCCTGCCAGGACGGTGCCTGGCAGAACAACGTCCAGTACACCCGGTTCTGCTACACCGACGTCCTCGCCCTGTATTACGCCGAGGGGCTCAACGAGGGCAAGGTGCCCTACCGCGACCACCCGGTGGAATACCCGGTGCTGACCGGCTACTTCATGGGGGCGCTTGGCCTGCCGGTGCACGCCATCGGTGACGGCGACCCGACCATCAACCAGGGCCAGTGGTTCTACAACCTCAACGCGCTGGTGCTGGGCGCGCTCGCGGTGGCCACTGTGGCGGTGATCCTGGCGCTCCGCCGCCGACGACCATGGGACGCCGCGTTGTTCGCGCTCGCCCCGGCGCTGGTGCTCACCGCCACCGTCAACTGGGACCTGCTCGCCATCGGGCTGGCCGCCTTCGGCCTGCTGGCCTGGGCTCGCAAACGACCAGCGGTGGCCGGCGTGCTGCTCGGGCTCGCCGGTGCGGCGAAGCTCTGGCCGCTGTTCCTGCTCGGGCCGATCCTCGTCCTGGCGCTACGGGCCGACCGGGTCCGCGCCGCGCTCATCGCCACCGGTACGGCGATCGCCGCCGTGGTGCTGGTGAACCTGCCGGCCGCACGGTTCTACCCGGAGAACTGGGACCGATTCTTCGAGCTGAACACCACCCGGCCGATCGACTGGGGCACGCTCTGGTACATCGGGCGCTACCTGGACGGCAAGGTGGGCAACGACCCCGCCCGGCTCGGCCCGTTCGAGTGGCTGAACGCCAACATTCCCACCCTCAACACCATCTCGTACGCCCTCTTCGGGTTGGCCTGTCTCGGTGTGGCCGTGCTGGCGTTGCGGGCGCCGCGCCGACCGCGGCTGGGTCAGGTCGCCTTCCTGGTGGTGGCGGCGTTCCTCATCTTCAGCAAGGTCTGGTCGCAGCAGTTCGTGCTGTGGCTGCTGCCGCTGGTGGTGCTGGCCCGGCCGAAGTGGGGTGCCTTCCTGGCCTGGCAGATCGCCGAAGTCTGCTACTTCGTCGCCTTCTACGGTGAGTTGCTCGGCGCGGCGACCGGCCGCCCGGTCTTCCCGGAAGGGGTGTTCGTGCTGGCCTCGACGTTGCGGCTGGCCACCGTGGTGGTGCTCTGCGTGCTGGTCGTCAAGGAGATCCTGCACCCCGAGCGGGACGCGGTGCGGGCGACCTATCCGGACGACCCGGACGGTGGCGTGCTCGACGGCGCACCGGATGCTCCCTGGCTGGACCGCTGGCGCCGCCGAACGACCAACCCCGCACCCGAACCCGAGCCCGCCACCACCTGA
- a CDS encoding transglycosylase domain-containing protein — protein sequence MNSYGEPSSARGRAQYSGTDGDPGPGADDAYRQPGGDSRGSGWSASEGGAATPGRASVTPRAAGGRATVGGSASVPPRGGAASVPPRGGAAAGSASVGSASPGRASVPVSPAPGVAAGRAGAGRASVPVSPAPGAPAGRAVVGAAAVGAASVGTASAGRASVGSASVGGRAAVARASVSPVAGGPGGPGGPGGPGGPGGPNGPGRGGRGPGDSGAAARAKKRKRMNLLIAGFAVFIMLAGVGVVGFTYYSTNVVMPDEIIPPQATTLYAFDNKTIIAKVGDQNRTLVSIDQIPQYVQDAVAAAEDRNFYRHSGVDYKGIARAAWNNLSGGDKQGASTITQQYARNAIENLKDDTYGRKVKEAIFASKLNDEYTKPQIMQHYLNVIYFGRGAYGIEAAAQTYFGKTVSKLDPGEGAVLAALIKQPEPSSTHQGYDPAVNPTAAQDRWNYVIEGMVKEGWLGVPGKEPRPAAYPKSIKAPKKGGIGVDFGVDTPYGNVINYVREEMRDRGICVDKDTQVTEAKPLCSQALMAGGYRIRTTVDTKIQAAAVETAQRKSKGSELAGQPSNLMAAVVAIDPSNGRVVAYYGGDNGTGTDYAGKNTDSSGNLSGGHSPGSSFKIYTLAAALKEKKALESRWKGKAFTPEGTKFKVSNAGTDDPSCHNSCTLRVSTLKSLNVPFYYVTEEIGADKVVDMAKQAGVTTMWRTDTNPAKSYDLTKTNPKDITPDPFFNVVGYGQYPITVLDHANGVATFANGGVYNKAHFLYSVEKQNPNSGKWDKVYSEKLDSKRKIDKGVVDDVTSVLKDYPAAVNHRLDDGRKAASKTGTWELKGDSKDNGDAWMIGYTPQLATAVWVGNVKDRKPLILTDKRKVSGGNLPGDIWERFMNEALKGKPKADFPPAANIGDPDSGNGEAPPPPPETPTLPNQPNQPACNPLTDFFCPNPGGNQGGTPGGNNPNTPGGPGNGGNGGGLLPSLPPNRD from the coding sequence ATGAACTCGTACGGCGAACCCAGTTCTGCGCGCGGACGGGCCCAATACTCGGGCACGGACGGCGACCCCGGGCCGGGCGCGGACGACGCGTACCGACAACCCGGCGGTGACTCCCGCGGGAGCGGCTGGTCGGCATCGGAGGGCGGCGCGGCAACCCCGGGTCGTGCCTCAGTGACACCACGGGCCGCCGGTGGGCGGGCCACGGTCGGCGGTTCGGCCTCGGTGCCACCGCGTGGCGGTGCGGCCTCGGTGCCACCGCGTGGCGGTGCGGCCGCCGGGTCCGCCTCGGTGGGTTCGGCATCCCCGGGCCGGGCCTCGGTGCCGGTGTCGCCGGCACCGGGTGTGGCCGCCGGTCGCGCTGGCGCGGGCCGGGCCTCGGTGCCCGTCTCCCCAGCGCCGGGCGCACCGGCAGGTCGGGCCGTGGTCGGTGCCGCTGCCGTCGGCGCCGCTTCTGTCGGGACCGCCTCGGCGGGCCGGGCCAGTGTCGGTTCCGCGTCGGTGGGTGGCCGTGCGGCGGTCGCCCGGGCGAGTGTCTCACCGGTCGCTGGCGGCCCAGGTGGCCCAGGTGGCCCGGGCGGACCAGGTGGCCCGGGTGGGCCCAACGGTCCGGGTCGGGGCGGTCGTGGTCCGGGTGACTCGGGCGCTGCGGCGCGGGCGAAGAAGCGCAAGCGGATGAACCTGCTGATCGCCGGTTTCGCGGTCTTCATCATGCTCGCCGGCGTCGGCGTGGTCGGGTTCACCTACTACTCGACCAACGTGGTCATGCCGGACGAGATCATCCCACCGCAGGCGACCACTCTCTACGCGTTCGACAACAAGACGATCATTGCCAAGGTGGGCGATCAGAACCGCACCCTGGTGAGCATCGACCAGATCCCGCAGTACGTGCAGGACGCGGTGGCCGCCGCCGAGGACCGGAACTTCTACCGGCACTCCGGCGTGGACTACAAGGGCATCGCCCGGGCCGCCTGGAACAACCTCTCCGGCGGCGACAAGCAGGGCGCGTCGACGATCACCCAGCAGTACGCCCGCAACGCGATCGAGAACCTCAAGGACGACACCTACGGCCGCAAGGTGAAGGAGGCGATCTTCGCCTCCAAGTTGAACGATGAGTACACCAAGCCGCAGATCATGCAGCACTACCTCAACGTCATCTACTTCGGCCGAGGCGCGTACGGCATCGAAGCGGCGGCGCAGACCTACTTCGGCAAGACGGTGAGCAAGCTCGACCCGGGCGAGGGCGCAGTGCTCGCGGCCCTGATCAAGCAGCCAGAGCCCAGCTCCACCCACCAGGGGTACGACCCGGCGGTCAACCCGACCGCGGCCCAGGATCGCTGGAATTACGTGATCGAGGGCATGGTCAAGGAGGGCTGGCTTGGTGTGCCCGGCAAGGAGCCGCGGCCTGCCGCCTACCCCAAGAGCATCAAGGCCCCGAAGAAGGGCGGCATCGGGGTCGACTTCGGCGTCGACACGCCGTACGGCAACGTGATCAACTACGTCCGGGAAGAGATGCGGGACAGAGGCATCTGTGTCGACAAGGACACGCAGGTGACGGAAGCCAAGCCGCTGTGCTCTCAGGCACTGATGGCTGGTGGTTACCGGATCCGCACCACCGTCGACACCAAGATCCAGGCGGCGGCCGTCGAGACGGCTCAGCGCAAGTCCAAGGGTTCCGAGTTGGCCGGCCAGCCGAGCAACCTCATGGCCGCAGTGGTCGCGATCGATCCCTCGAATGGTCGGGTGGTCGCCTACTACGGCGGCGACAACGGCACCGGCACCGACTACGCCGGTAAGAACACCGACTCCAGCGGCAATCTGAGCGGTGGCCACTCACCGGGCTCCAGCTTCAAGATTTACACCCTGGCGGCCGCGCTCAAGGAAAAGAAGGCGCTTGAGTCTCGCTGGAAGGGCAAGGCGTTCACCCCGGAGGGCACCAAGTTCAAGGTCAGCAACGCCGGCACGGACGACCCGTCCTGCCACAATTCCTGCACGCTCCGAGTGTCCACGCTCAAGTCCCTGAACGTGCCGTTCTACTACGTCACCGAGGAGATCGGCGCGGACAAGGTCGTGGACATGGCCAAGCAGGCCGGTGTCACCACCATGTGGCGTACTGACACCAACCCGGCGAAGTCCTACGACCTGACCAAGACCAACCCGAAGGACATCACGCCGGATCCGTTCTTCAATGTGGTCGGCTACGGCCAATACCCGATCACGGTGCTGGACCACGCCAACGGCGTCGCTACCTTCGCCAACGGGGGCGTCTACAACAAGGCGCACTTCCTGTACTCGGTGGAGAAACAGAATCCGAACTCCGGCAAGTGGGACAAGGTCTACAGCGAGAAGCTCGACTCGAAGCGGAAGATCGACAAGGGCGTGGTCGACGACGTGACGTCGGTGCTGAAGGACTATCCGGCTGCGGTCAACCACCGGCTCGATGACGGCCGTAAGGCGGCCTCGAAGACCGGCACCTGGGAGCTCAAGGGCGACAGCAAGGACAACGGCGACGCCTGGATGATCGGCTACACGCCACAGTTGGCCACTGCGGTATGGGTGGGCAACGTCAAGGACCGGAAGCCACTCATTCTCACGGACAAGCGCAAGGTCAGCGGTGGCAACCTCCCTGGTGACATCTGGGAGCGGTTCATGAACGAGGCGCTGAAGGGCAAACCGAAGGCCGACTTCCCGCCGGCGGCGAACATCGGCGACCCGGATTCCGGAAACGGTGAAGCGCCGCCCCCGCCGCCTGAGACGCCGACCCTGCCGAATCAGCCGAATCAGCCGGCCTGCAACCCGCTGACCGATTTCTTCTGCCCGAATCCCGGTGGCAACCAAGGGGGCACCCCCGGCGGCAACAACCCGAACACTCCCGGCGGCCCCGGTAACGGCGGTAACGGCGGCGGGCTGTTGCCCAGCCTGCCGCCCAACCGGGACTGA
- a CDS encoding DUF5318 domain-containing protein → MRTQRQVVDYSLQKRAVLRELLAGRVGTYDVCDASPYLKNAARFHGEPTDRRCPICRSENLTLVHYIYGDELKQSAGQARTLTELPVLAMTLREFQVFVVEVCLGCDWNHLVEQYLLGRDGVTGDIDGTGEQDVAGAEGAGRRRREAQR, encoded by the coding sequence ATGCGTACGCAGCGCCAGGTCGTCGACTACTCGCTTCAGAAGCGAGCAGTGCTGCGTGAGCTCCTGGCCGGCCGCGTCGGCACGTACGACGTCTGCGACGCGTCGCCCTACCTGAAGAACGCCGCCCGGTTCCACGGTGAGCCGACCGACCGGCGGTGCCCGATCTGTCGCAGCGAGAACCTGACCCTCGTCCACTACATTTACGGCGACGAACTCAAGCAGTCCGCCGGCCAGGCCCGGACACTGACCGAGTTGCCCGTGCTGGCGATGACACTGCGTGAGTTCCAGGTCTTCGTGGTGGAGGTGTGCCTCGGCTGTGACTGGAACCATCTCGTCGAGCAGTACCTGCTCGGTCGGGACGGTGTGACCGGTGACATCGACGGCACCGGCGAGCAGGACGTGGCTGGCGCCGAAGGTGCCGGCCGGCGGAGGCGAGAGGCGCAACGGTGA
- a CDS encoding PadR family transcriptional regulator: protein MLEFAILGLLQESPMHGYELRKELTAKLGAIRAAISYGSLYPTLRRLQAAGWITEAAETPATAEEVPALTSRRGRVVYKITAEGKERFAQLIAQAGPETYDDAGFGVHFAFFARTDQATRLRILEGRRRKIEERREGLRDVLGRAAERLDAYTLELQRHGLDACEREVRWLEELIANERSGRAPTVPNIGTAGGRRQDNSPPPPGETRNERP, encoded by the coding sequence GTGCTCGAGTTCGCCATCCTCGGCCTCCTGCAAGAGTCTCCGATGCACGGCTATGAGCTGCGCAAGGAGCTGACCGCCAAACTCGGTGCGATCCGGGCGGCAATCAGCTACGGCTCGCTCTACCCGACCCTACGCAGGCTGCAGGCGGCGGGATGGATCACCGAAGCTGCTGAGACGCCCGCCACTGCCGAGGAGGTTCCCGCGCTGACCAGCCGACGAGGTCGGGTGGTCTACAAAATCACCGCGGAGGGCAAGGAACGCTTCGCCCAGCTGATCGCACAGGCAGGGCCCGAGACGTACGACGACGCGGGCTTCGGGGTGCACTTCGCGTTCTTCGCCCGGACCGACCAGGCGACCCGACTGCGCATTCTGGAGGGTCGCCGCCGCAAGATCGAGGAGCGTCGCGAAGGGCTTCGTGACGTGCTGGGCCGGGCGGCCGAGCGCCTCGACGCTTACACGCTGGAACTGCAGCGCCACGGCCTTGACGCCTGTGAGCGCGAGGTCCGCTGGCTGGAGGAGCTCATCGCCAACGAGCGCTCCGGCCGAGCCCCGACGGTCCCGAACATCGGGACAGCCGGCGGCCGACGACAAGACAACAGCCCGCCTCCGCCTGGAGAGACCAGGAATGAGCGGCCGTGA
- a CDS encoding inositol-3-phosphate synthase has translation MGSVRVAIVGVGNCASSLIQGVEYYRNADPNDRVPGLMHVTFGDYHVSDVQFVAAFDVDAKKVGMDLSEAIVASENNTIKLCDVPPTGVSVQRGPTFDGLGEYYREIVEESDAAPVDVAQALRDAQVDVVVSYLPVGSELADKFYAQAAIDAGCAFVNALPVFIASDPEWAKKFEDAGLPIVGDDIKSQVGATIVHRALAKLFEDRGVELLRTYQLNFGGNMDFMNMLERKRLVSKKISKTQSVTSQIPHEMSKSDVHIGPSDHVPWLDDRKWAYIRLEGRSFGDTPLNAELKLEVWDSPNSAGVIIDAVRAAKIALDRKIAGPILSASSYFMKSPPVQYADHDAHQAVEEFIAGEVER, from the coding sequence ATGGGCTCCGTCCGCGTCGCCATCGTCGGTGTGGGTAACTGCGCCTCGTCCCTGATTCAGGGCGTCGAGTACTACCGGAACGCCGACCCGAACGACCGCGTCCCGGGTCTCATGCACGTCACCTTCGGCGACTACCACGTCTCTGACGTGCAGTTCGTCGCCGCGTTCGACGTGGACGCCAAAAAGGTGGGCATGGACCTCTCGGAGGCGATCGTCGCCAGCGAGAACAACACCATCAAGCTCTGCGACGTACCGCCGACCGGCGTGTCCGTGCAGCGCGGCCCGACCTTCGATGGTCTGGGTGAGTACTACCGCGAGATCGTCGAGGAGTCCGACGCCGCGCCCGTCGACGTGGCGCAGGCGCTGCGCGACGCGCAGGTCGACGTCGTCGTCTCCTACCTGCCGGTCGGCTCCGAGCTGGCCGACAAGTTCTACGCCCAGGCCGCGATCGACGCCGGTTGCGCGTTCGTCAACGCCCTGCCGGTCTTCATCGCCTCCGACCCCGAGTGGGCCAAGAAGTTCGAGGACGCGGGCCTGCCGATCGTCGGCGACGACATCAAGAGCCAGGTCGGCGCCACCATCGTGCACCGCGCTCTCGCGAAGCTCTTCGAGGACCGCGGGGTCGAGCTGCTGCGCACGTACCAGCTCAACTTCGGCGGCAACATGGACTTCATGAACATGCTGGAGCGCAAGCGGCTCGTCTCGAAGAAGATCTCGAAGACCCAGTCGGTCACCTCGCAGATCCCGCACGAGATGAGCAAGAGCGACGTGCACATCGGCCCGTCGGACCACGTGCCGTGGCTGGACGACCGCAAGTGGGCGTACATCCGCCTGGAGGGCCGTTCGTTCGGTGACACCCCGCTCAACGCCGAGCTCAAGCTCGAGGTGTGGGACTCGCCGAACTCGGCCGGCGTCATCATCGACGCGGTCCGGGCCGCCAAGATCGCGCTGGACCGGAAGATCGCCGGGCCGATCCTGTCGGCCTCGTCGTACTTCATGAAGTCCCCGCCGGTGCAGTACGCCGACCACGACGCCCACCAGGCCGTCGAGGAGTTCATCGCCGGCGAGGTCGAGCGCTGA